A genomic stretch from Microplitis mediator isolate UGA2020A chromosome 10, iyMicMedi2.1, whole genome shotgun sequence includes:
- the LOC130676443 gene encoding supervillin isoform X1 encodes MDMVAAGAADLMAANEGSSSDSLARRPRTSTTNSIIGKKTASIRETKASRLRAASIVSPIDGSSLPRKTGFSDGVPAWSSQSAATLYNKQKSPMSSSGSLSQTSPRDRDKYHQRRYSTKMTEPEERFTDSQNSDKNIRRSKRLALRAAGTKPSSASSDLNQCPLGVGHYHHHDSKDTRRVSNHQSTSDSVAVRASSSSSTSTTFASSSGTKRSTANRLGSHDSSEVLKQRVDALTARTRATMERVERLASSTSSSSSPSSSHAITPIESRTVNLRPGEYQISGIPQMVTSKSRTNAKQSKTVCVVTSSAAASPSLLTTSNLSSSILKTINDEVQVISSSALSSSRHQSALISILKHKSFDIETATTVESRPLVTVALERDKVINKKHGILKKRSSLDENEILRRRSNSPDVYAELCSLEYRPIFTNERRSSLDELVKRPRSPESHLTSILKRKTSGEDDREDIYSTEPQSILKRPSSGGVKSNSTGYHVSIAAAVAKTLGDTEFLNGGACTQVRPILKKKMSREESSSSDPPSLEPRPILKKKSSTESDEHEDKPKTILKSSKKNSEDSSNESEAVSPKKLSVLKNRALQRRTNSLPECDAVRSILKNSSSGRSRSIDATRDLCLRKRARSVGYEHSSHGDWSEMYDNTDKDIIDVDCRPTSISSSLRCNNFTSSIAPIVSFKLPSREDEVIYCDSNAEDSATNDDETNSTNINSNNKLNDNIVKLRRARHISRRYRNRKELTNTIDVLQTLPSTVVIDSSPSVKLLELRKVKADENPAVEKMHVIGINKDTEKLDSTLENRRQICTASGRNVSQMALRFKAVEEERVKITSVKESKLPRRNSHQQRQRNDALGQPHSRDLYDRFVTQPVTYREVHEAVLQNQGVDKISAGMKSLDAAPARRQDFKTDDVDPSKLSLAERVKFFNRRIATETISKSDVTLDRAQRRLNSRFRTQPVTLEEVEVASRSIPSKTDNFKKLPDESLGTVATPETISLTNTDQPKGILKSSSLHALGIRQKQQDFIPVSESSSSSSSHVDVDVDVDIACCVNNNKISYSREQEPRIVKQCEESESYNEYCTDVNDGVILRNKNFSRVCESTRVVVMNSNSIKRDNTVPSSEFIDSNNSCNSISSTTSSSSNTIIDSDNLKKNLKQRILNNSKFRRKSESESISNEDNTLASKKNLRPVSVVNSVDLPSMSIAERLAALQRSGTTDWKRRVTTETVPLIIADKPVDNDSKKSSDLCQKEKEDLAIKQRRLADRLEKLESAAEGWRKRVVVTDALTFSVAGKMRVELPESLNSHPKLFDSMGNSCVSDGKKKIPRPEHRKGSAKDTAAAMSDDSGEESKMNGRPSTVQYVARPDDETFTSFFDSLSVDKCREESIDFDESDFDVITPYSELLGTRRTTKFKRRHVSSRNPIKILAARTDIKDEYTEINTGVAERVMKMTNIEKLAQNSTLAVEALAGLASTENFNAITLKNVSDEVAFGSNSKLRSYKDLMLILVKGRRHVQVRLVEPVAASVNSGDNYILVTRSELYHYSGKFSNVIEKSRAADIASRIQRHKDLGCHAARVVTINEGKTTGTVTDTENFWKLLGEGDINADVVEAGHPDEDELYESALIATNVVYEVVNDELIPLDKYWGAIPKIKILDPSKILVFDFGGEMYIWHGKIASMEKRRVATRLAQDLWNEGYDYSDCTVCPIDAAKIIGRRDVAPAAVKKDIKRPEWCLIAKLTQHTETILFREKFLDWPNAAGVIKVKKPEEKEQVDGKIIVEPPDVNLMLQSNDTPVDLILEGCHLGRGSGWFDQEFSRQYLVMTTNVTVWHIDEYSYSQLNDSSVGQFFTGDSYIVRWMYTITVTGRELSGLPSKHAVEGRDRCAYFIWQGSNASLNKQGTAALLTVELDKEEGPQIRVVEGNEPAAFLNLFKGGMVIHSGKKSDKRNHNKLRIYVSRGAEKSETCLIEVPCSPRQLKSRGSLVFLDSKSEKISVWYGRHSLSHIRENALHAAGKLKDNCPSEAGLGGCNPSICEIYEGEEPEEFLNGVMNRKLHMTLNRKSIPHHTPRLFHFSSLSREFTASEILCPHRSKEPTPFPFLQEELYQVNQPALFLLDNKDEVWLWQGWWPDTGEEDQTGSGAVRWQAERKAAMTVAIDYWKKMQTHSSIKKCCVYLVWAGLEPLEFINLFPTWTDRDDIAELNIKDGRAPGEILSVESELARLMQRTYPPAQLLQRPLPEGVDPTSLELYLSPQHFLELLGMSIEEFKELPSWKQIDIKKKIGLF; translated from the exons atgg aTATGGTAGCAGCTGGAGCTGCTGATTTGATGGCTGCTAATGAGGGCAGCTCATCTGACAGTCTGGCCAGAAGACCAAGAACCAGTACTACAAACAGTAtta TAGGAAAAAAGACTGCCAGCATCCGCGAAACCAAGGCGTCGAGACTTCGTGCTGCATCAATAGTATCTCCAATtg atggcTCAAGTTTGCCAAGAAAAACAGGATTTTCCGACGGTGTGCCGGCCTGGAGTTCACAGTCGGCTGCTACTTTATACAataaacaa AAAAGTCCAATGTCTTCGAGTGGCAGCCTTTCTCAAACCTCGCCGAGAGACAGAGACAAATATCACCAGAGGCGATATTCCACAAAAATGACTGAGCCCGAGGAGAGATTTACTGATTCGCAAAATA GTGACAAAAATATCCGTCGTTCAAAACGATTGGCACTTAGAGCTGCCGGGACAAAACCGTCATCAGCTTCGAGCGATTTAAATCAGTGTCCGTTAGGCGTTggtcattatcatcatcacgACTCAAAAGACACGCGACGGGTCAGTAATCATCAAAGCACATCCGATTCAGTAGCAGTACGTGCGTCGTCCTCGTCATCTACATCAACGACATTCGCTTCCTCATCCGGCACGAAACGTTCCACTGCAAACCGACTCGG CAGTCACGACAGCAGTGAGGTTTTGAAGCAGCGGGTCGACGCGCTGACGGCACGCACAAGAGCTACCATGGAACGTGTAGAAAGGCTCGCTTCCTCgacttcatcatcatcatcaccatctTCCTCCCACGCGATTACACCCATTGAGAGTAGAACTGTCAATTTAAGACCTGGCGAGTATCAAATCTCTGGTATACCACAAATGGTCACGTCTAAATCGCGCACCAACGCCAAGCAATCCAAGACTGTGTGTGTTGTCACATCGAGTGCGGCTGCATCGCCGTCATTATTAACGACGTCCAATTTATCATCGTCTATTCTCAAGACAATCAACGATGAGGTCCAAGTCATATCATCATCGGCACTATCATCAAGTCGGCATCAATCAGCGCTTATTTCTATACTTAAACACAAGTCATTTGATATTGAGACGGCGACTACGGTTGAGTCTCGTCCACTTGTTACAGTAGCACTAGAACGTGATAaagttatcaataaaaaacacggaatattaaaaaaacgaaGTAGTTTAGATGAAAACGAGATATTACGGCGACGAAGTAATTCTCCAGATGTATATGCGGAATTATGTAGTTTAGAATACCGACCAATATTTACAAACGAACGTCGTTCGTCTTTAGACGAGCTCGTAAAACGTCCACGCAGTCCGGAGTCTCATCTGACGTCTATTTTAAAACGTAAAACTTCCGGAGAAGATGATCGTGAAGATATTTATTCGACTGAGCCACAGAGTATCTTAAAGCGACCATCGTCTGGTGGTGTAAAGTCTAATTCAACTGGTTATCATGTCAGtattgctgctgctgttgccAAGACCCTCGGGGATACGGAGTTTCTCAATGGCGGTGCTTGTACTCAAGTCCGTCcgattcttaaaaaaaaaatgagccgCGAGGAATCATCATCCAGTGATCCGCCGTCTCTTGAACCTCGgccgattttgaaaaaaaaatccagcaCTGAGTCCGACGAGCATGAAGACAAACCCAAGACAATATtaaaatcatcaaaaaaaaactccgagGATTCTAGCAACGAGTCCGAGGCTGTTTCGCCAAAAAAACTTTCAGTGTTGAAAAACCGCGCACTGCAACGTCGTACCAATAGCCTGCCAGAGTGCGACGCAGTCCGTTCGATACTTAAGAATTCATCTTCCGGTCGATCTCGATCCATCGACGCAACGAGGGATCTGTGTCTGAGGAAACGCGCCCGGTCCGTTGGCTACGAGCACTCGTCCCACGGCGACTGGAGTGAAATGTACGATAATACTGATAAAGATATTATTGACGTTGACTGTAGACCCACTTCAATAAGTTCATCATTACGTTGTAACAATTTCACTTCATCCATTGCGCCTATAGTCTCATTCAAGTTACCCAGTAG AGAAGACGAAGTAATTTATTGTGATTCAAATGCTGAAGACAGTGCAACCAACGATGACGAAACAAATTCAACAAACATCAACAGCAATAATAAACTAAACGATAATATTGTTAAGTTACGTCGTGCACGTCATATATCACGTCGCTATAGAAATCGTAAAGAATTAACTAATACCATTGATGTCCTTCAAACACTGCCTAGTACTGTCGTAATAGACAGCAGCCCGAGTGTTAAATTATTGGAGCTGAGGAAGGTGAAGGCAGACGAGAACCCGGCGGTCGAAAAAATGCATGTCATCGGAATAAATAAGGATACAGAAAAATTAGATTCGACATTGGAAAATAGAAGACAGATTTGTACTGCCAGTGGTAGGAATGTATCACAAATGGCGTTACGTTTCAAGGCTGTGGAAGAAGAACGGGTTAAAATTACGAGTGTGAAGGAGAGCAAGTTGCCGCGGCGTAACAGCCACCAACAGCGACAGCGCAATGATGCATTAGGGCAGCCTCACTCTCGAGATCTTTATGACAGGTTTGTTACCCAGCCAGTTACTTATCGGGAGGTGCACGAAGCAGTGCTCCAGAATCAGGGAGTTGATAAAATTTCTGCTGGCATGAAATCGCTTGATGCTGCTCCTGCCCGGAGGCAGGATTTCAAAACTGATGACGTCGATCCGTCAAAACTGAGCCTGGCTGAgcgagttaaattttttaatcgtcGCATTGCCACTGAGACCATCAGCAAATCTGACGTTACACTCGATCGGGCGCAAAGGAGACTGAACAGCCGGTTTAGGACTCAGCCAGTTACTCTAGAAGAGGTCGAGGTCGCGTCAAGAAGCATTCCATCAAaaactgataattttaaaaaacttcctGATGAATCTctcg gaACTGTCGCGACACCAGAAACTATTTCGCTGACAAATACCGATCAGCCCAAAGGTATTTTGAAATCTTCAAGTTTACACGCACTAGGAATTCGTCAAAAGCaacaagattttattccaGTATCTGAATCCTCTTCAAGCTCATCATCACATGTAGATGTAGATGTAGATGTAGATATTGCTTGTTgcgtaaataataataaaatatcgtaCTCGAGAGAACAAGAACCACGGATTGTTAAGCAATGTGAAGAGAGTGAGTCATATAATGAATACTGCACAGACGTAAACGATGGAGTTATTTtacggaataaaaattttagtcgtGTTTGTGAATCAACTCGAGTAGTTGTGATGAACAGCAACAGTATCAAGAGAGACAATACAGTGCCTTCATCAGAGTTTATTGATAGTAATAATAGTTGCAATAGTATAAGTAGCACTACCAGTAGCAGCAGTAATACAATAATCGAcagtgataatttaaaaaaaaatcttaaacagcgaattttaaataacagcAAATTTCGACGTAAGTCTGAAAGTGAGAGTATTTCAAATGAAGACAATACTTtagcaagtaaaaaaaatctcagacCAGTATCGGTTGTAAATTCTGTTGATCTTCCGAGCATGAGTATCGCCGAGCGTCTGGCTGCACTTCAGCGCAGCGGGACAACTGATTGGAAGCGCCGAGTGACAACTGAAACTGTGCCTCTAATTATTGCCGACAAGCCCGTGGATAAT GATTCCAAGAAGAGCAGCGATCTTTGTCAAAAAGAGAAAGAGGATCTGGCGATAAAGCAACGGAGATTAGCTGATCGGCTGGAAAAATTAGAATCAGCGGCTGAAGGCTGGCGCAAACGGGTCGTTGTAACAGACGCGCTTACTTTTTCAGTCGCCGGTAAAATGAGAGTTGAATTACCTGAGTCACTTAACTCACATCCTAAGCTCTTTGATTCGATGGGCAACTCTTGTGTTTCTGatggcaagaaaaaaattcctcgGCCTGAGCACAGGAAAG GAAGTGCCAAAGACACAGCGGCAGCAATGAGCGACGACAGCG GCGAGGAGTCAAAGATGAATGGCAGACCGAGCACAGTCCAATACGTTGCTCGTCCTGATGACGAGACTTTCACTTCGTTTTTCGACAGCCTCTCTGTAGACAAGTGTCGGGAAGAAAGTATTGACTTTGATGAAAGTGACTTTGATGTCATTACTCCATACTCTGAGTT ACTCGGTACAAGAAgaacaacaaaatttaaacGGCGACATGTTTCTTCAAGAAatccaattaaaatattggCTGCGCGGActgatatcaaggatgaataTACCGAAATAAATACTGGTGTCGCTGAAAGAGTTATGAAGATGACAAACATTGAAAAAC TTGCTCAAAATTCAACTTTGGCTGTGGAAGCACTAGCCGGTCTAGCTTCGACGGAGAATTTCAATGCGATAACTCTGAAGAATGTCAGTGATGAGGTTGCGTTTGGTAGTAATAGTAAACTACGTTCTTACAAAGACTTGATGCTGATACTAGTGAAAGGTCGCCGACACGTTCAAGTCCGTCTAGTCGAACCTGTGGCTGCGAGCGTTAACTCGGGTGACAATTATATTCTGGTAACAAGATCAGAGCTGTATCATTACTCAGGAAAATTCAGCAACGTCATTGAGAAGTCAAGAGCTGCTGATATCGCATCGAGGATACAGAGACACAAAGACCTGGGCTGTCATGCTGCTCGTGTGGTGACGATAAACGAGGGCAAGACGACGGGAACGGTGACGGATACGGAGAACTTTTGGAAACTTCTAGGTGAGGGGGATATTAATGCTGATGTCGTTGAAGCTGGACATCCTGACGAAGATGAGCTGTACGAGTCGGCATTAATTGCTACCAATGTTGTCTACGAAGTTGTCAATGACGAGCTGATACCTCTGGATAAATACTGGGGTGCGATACCAAAGATAAAAATACTTGATCCCAGTAAAATTTTAGTGTTTGATTTTGGTGGCGAGATGTACATATGGCATGGAAAAATAGCTTCCATGGAGAAGCGTAGAGTGGCAACGCGATTAGCACAAGATCTGTGGAATGAAGGGTACGACTATTCGGACTGTACTGTCTGTCCAATAGATGCTGCTAAAATAATTGGACGGCGCGATGTTGCGCCAGCTGCTGTAAAGAAAGATATAAAGCGTCCCGAGTGGTGTTTGATTGCTAAATTAACTCAGCACACTGAGACAATCCTCTTCCGTGAAAAATTTCTCGACTGGCCAAATGCCGCTGGAgttataaaagttaaaaagcCGGAAGAAAAAGAACAAGTTGAtggtaaaataattgtcgaacCACCTGATGTTAATTTAATGCTTCAGTCAAATGATACGCCTGTTGATTTGATACTCGAAGGCTGCCATCTGGGCCGCGGAAGCGGTTGGTTCGACCAAGAATTCAGTCGCCAGTACTTGGTAATGACCACGAATGTTACTGTGTGGCACATTGATGAGTACTCTTACAGTCAGTTGAATGATAGTTCCGTTGGACAATTTTTTACGGGTGATAGTTACATTGTTCGGTGGATGTATACTATCACCGTTACGGGACGCGAACTGAGTGGATTGCCATCAAAACACGCAGTTGAAGGCCGCGATCGGTGCGCGTATTTCATTTGGCAAGGCAGCAATGCCTCGCTTAACAAACAGGGTACAGCTGCCTTGCTCACCGTTGAACTGGACAAAGAGGAAGGTCCTCAAATACGCGTAGTCGAGGGCAACGAACCCGCGgcttttcttaatttatttaaaggcGGCATGGTAATTCACTCGGGTAAAAAATCCGACAAACGCAATCACAATAAATTACGTATCTACGTAAGTCGGGGCGCTGAAAAATCCGAAACTTGTTTAATTGAAGTTCCATGTAGTCCGCGACAATTGAAGAGTCGCGGATCTCTAGTCTTCCTTGACAGTAAGTCTGAAAAAATTTCCGTGTGGTATGGACGGCATTCGCTTTCTCATATTCGTGAAAATGCTTTACATGCTGCTGGGAAACTGAAGGATAATTGTCCGTCTGAAGCCGGACTCGGCGGTTGTAACCCGAGTATCTGCGAAATATACGAAGGTGAAGAACCCGAGGAGTTCTTAAATGGCGTGATGAATAGAAAATTACACATGACTCTCAACAGAAAGAGCATTCCGCACCATACGCCAAGACTTTTTCACTTTTCGAGTCTGTCGAGAGAATTTACAGCGAGCGAAATTTTGTGCCCGCATCGTTCCAAGGAGCCGACGCCTTTTCCCTTTTTACAAGAGGAACTGTACCAAGTAAATCAGCCAGCTTTATTTTTGCTGGACAACAAAGATGAGGTTTGGCTGTGGCAGGGCTGGTGGCCCGATACCGGCGAAGAGGATCAGACAGGAAGTGGAGCAGTGCGATGGCAAGCTGAGCGTAAGGCTGCTATGACAGTTGCTATTGACTACTGGAAAAAGATGCAGACACACTCGAGTATTAAAAAATGCTGCGTTTATCTCGTGTGGGCCGGGCTGGAACCGCTTGAATTCATAAATCTTTTTCCCACTTGGACTGATCGTGATGATATCGCTGAGTTAAATATAAAG gATGGTCGTGCTCCTGGTGAAATACTTTCTGTGGAAAGCGAGCTGGCTCGTTTAATGCAACGTACTTATCCACCTGCTCAATTACTACAACGACCGTTACCTGAAGGTGTTGATCCGACTTCTTTAGAATTATATTTGTCTCCGCAACACTTTTTG GAACTGCTGGGTATGAGCATAGAAGAATTTAAAGAACTTCCGTCATGGAAGCAAATAgatattaaaaagaaaatcggCCTTTTTTGA